In Cycloclasticus sp., a single genomic region encodes these proteins:
- a CDS encoding antibiotic biosynthesis monooxygenase encodes MTNGSNTPVTVSIARKVRLGAEQQYEDWLRRISHVAVKFPGHQGVHVLKPSSQTAGEYVLIVGFDSYEHQRIWEESTERKRFLDELDNADLVEGGAKIKKVSGLEFWFNLPEMPAHAVPNRHKMALVLMVVVFSLLFGINLTLGYWLNALPLALKLGVMVIGQVLLMTYLVMPAVTRALKSWLYR; translated from the coding sequence ATGACTAATGGCTCAAATACACCCGTCACCGTATCAATTGCTCGAAAAGTACGCCTAGGAGCCGAGCAACAATATGAAGACTGGCTGCGCCGCATTTCACACGTTGCGGTTAAATTTCCAGGCCACCAAGGGGTTCACGTACTCAAACCATCCAGTCAAACGGCTGGCGAGTACGTGTTAATCGTTGGCTTTGACTCGTATGAGCACCAACGTATTTGGGAAGAATCGACAGAGCGCAAACGCTTCCTCGATGAATTAGATAACGCCGACTTAGTCGAAGGCGGCGCAAAAATAAAAAAGGTATCCGGCTTAGAGTTTTGGTTCAACCTACCCGAAATGCCAGCACACGCCGTGCCCAATCGCCACAAAATGGCATTGGTGCTTATGGTAGTTGTCTTCAGCTTATTATTTGGCATAAACCTAACGCTGGGGTATTGGCTAAACGCCCTACCCTTAGCCTTAAAACTCGGCGTTATGGTCATAGGGCAAGTATTGCTAATGACTTACCTAGTCATGCCAGCAGTCACACGCGCGCTTAAATCATGGTTATACCGCTAA
- a CDS encoding alpha-ketoglutarate-dependent dioxygenase AlkB, protein MDLFSQLEEPITLLANGGMVHYYGTLLPHSKADNYLTYLLNDIAWKNDEVVIFGKRIVTKRKVAWYADNPVEYTYSNTTKSALPWSKELLALKALVEETTGDTFNACLLNLYQDGNEGMGWHSDAEKELKKNGAIASLSFGAERKFVLKHKKTKEKVSVVLQQASLLVMKNETQSNWAHCLPTTKKVAEPRVNLTFRTIVDN, encoded by the coding sequence ATGGATTTATTTAGTCAATTGGAAGAACCAATAACCCTGCTAGCTAACGGCGGCATGGTTCATTATTACGGCACACTGTTACCCCACTCCAAGGCAGATAACTATTTAACCTACTTGTTAAACGATATTGCTTGGAAAAACGATGAAGTCGTTATCTTTGGAAAACGTATTGTCACTAAGCGGAAAGTTGCTTGGTATGCCGACAACCCTGTTGAGTATACGTATTCAAACACCACCAAAAGCGCATTACCTTGGAGCAAGGAATTATTAGCATTAAAAGCCTTGGTTGAAGAGACGACCGGCGATACCTTTAACGCCTGTTTGTTAAATTTGTATCAAGATGGTAACGAAGGTATGGGCTGGCATAGCGACGCTGAAAAGGAGCTAAAAAAGAACGGGGCGATTGCCTCTCTGAGTTTTGGTGCTGAGCGGAAATTCGTTTTAAAACATAAAAAAACCAAGGAAAAAGTGTCGGTTGTTTTACAGCAAGCCAGTTTGCTTGTAATGAAAAACGAAACTCAAAGCAATTGGGCGCATTGCTTGCCCACAACAAAAAAAGTTGCTGAACCAAGAGTCAATTTAACCTTTAGAACTATTGTTGATAATTGA
- a CDS encoding SRPBCC domain-containing protein gives MPIHQEVNFKCSAKRIFDALTKVNDFAELTGAPTEIDANAGGQFSCFGGMITGMTIEVVPNKRLVQAWKVADWEEGVYSIVRFDLVEINKSESMLVFDHTGFPEEHKEDLARGWYQWYWEPMKTYLEK, from the coding sequence ATGCCGATACATCAGGAAGTAAATTTTAAATGTAGCGCAAAGCGTATTTTCGATGCGCTTACTAAAGTCAACGATTTTGCAGAGCTAACAGGCGCGCCTACAGAAATAGATGCTAACGCTGGAGGTCAGTTTTCCTGCTTTGGCGGCATGATTACGGGAATGACTATTGAGGTCGTTCCAAATAAAAGATTAGTGCAGGCGTGGAAAGTAGCCGACTGGGAAGAAGGCGTTTATTCCATTGTTAGGTTTGATTTAGTAGAAATAAATAAATCAGAATCTATGCTTGTTTTTGACCATACGGGCTTTCCGGAAGAACACAAAGAAGACCTCGCTCGGGGTTGGTACCAGTGGTATTGGGAACCGATGAAAACCTATTTAGAGAAATAA
- a CDS encoding ferritin-like domain-containing protein produces MDRKMNDTDTQKAIDILNKIMEIELAGVVRYTHYSLMVYGYGRIPIVNWMKGNAEEGLTHAHKAGELVTLLGGHPSLGIGKLLETQQHDIGGILRESLEHEKTALEAYYQLLKLTDGRESVLLEEYAREMIVAEELHLDEVNKMLRQPGDVKAFKP; encoded by the coding sequence ATGGATAGAAAAATGAATGATACAGACACACAAAAAGCCATTGATATCTTAAATAAGATAATGGAAATCGAATTGGCCGGCGTTGTACGCTATACACATTACTCCCTAATGGTCTATGGCTATGGCAGGATTCCTATCGTTAATTGGATGAAAGGTAACGCCGAAGAAGGGCTAACCCATGCGCATAAGGCCGGGGAATTAGTGACCCTATTGGGTGGTCACCCATCTCTCGGCATTGGCAAGTTACTTGAAACTCAACAGCATGATATTGGCGGCATTCTTCGGGAAAGTTTAGAGCATGAAAAGACTGCACTGGAAGCCTATTATCAATTATTGAAACTCACAGATGGCCGTGAGTCGGTGCTTTTGGAAGAATATGCTAGAGAAATGATCGTCGCAGAAGAGCTGCACCTTGACGAAGTAAACAAAATGTTAAGGCAGCCCGGCGATGTTAAGGCGTTCAAACCTTAG
- a CDS encoding type II toxin-antitoxin system Phd/YefM family antitoxin gives MDSISVNKFRENMKNFVERVLTKHLPLKVTRRTGDDFVVLSADDWEREQEILYVLQNTDLMKQIAASVATNKKNKGYKPAAEEVDEITGILK, from the coding sequence ATGGATAGCATTAGTGTAAATAAATTTAGAGAAAACATGAAAAACTTTGTAGAACGAGTGCTTACAAAGCATTTGCCGCTGAAAGTTACTCGCCGAACTGGCGATGACTTTGTGGTTTTGAGCGCAGATGATTGGGAGCGTGAACAAGAAATCTTATATGTATTGCAAAACACAGATTTGATGAAACAAATTGCTGCATCTGTAGCCACTAATAAAAAGAACAAAGGATATAAACCTGCGGCTGAGGAAGTTGATGAGATCACTGGTATTTTGAAGTAA
- a CDS encoding metal-dependent hydrolase: protein MDTLTHSLIGAVSARAITGSRSHCYILVTALAAAFPDIDYLLFLLNPYQLITEWHRGPTHSLLLLPLWALLLSMLLYLPMRRQVPFLTLLLLCSLGLLSHIGSDWLTIFGIQLLAPLSDQRYALGLTFDMDPWISLIVLFALWSSFKQRRMAVISVLLFTGYLSFLYYGQQTALQAIETRIKQENISVHKVHALPQPLVPWHWRLIIDRHEYYEIAHLSLQAKASELLRPFTIGVISKSQSTLEAHAEGTGQNNVKAALGYHRNQSNLVWRRLYKFGANKKQAEQLKEIWQHPDLVALRQFATLPSLYRVDKSAESSCVWFTDLRYIFPIIKPLFRYGMCRYAADKQWRAYRLQRGSHNDREPIKPSQPLLNYLGNSYSE, encoded by the coding sequence TTGGACACCCTGACCCATAGTCTAATAGGTGCCGTTAGCGCGAGAGCGATCACTGGAAGTCGCTCGCACTGCTATATTTTGGTTACTGCTCTGGCGGCGGCCTTCCCCGATATTGACTATCTGCTGTTTTTGCTCAACCCGTATCAGCTTATAACCGAATGGCACCGCGGCCCAACTCATTCACTACTGTTGTTGCCGCTATGGGCGCTGTTATTGAGTATGCTGCTTTACCTACCGATGCGCAGGCAGGTACCCTTCCTCACCTTATTGCTACTGTGTTCATTAGGCCTGCTAAGCCACATCGGCAGCGACTGGTTGACGATTTTTGGCATCCAACTATTGGCACCGCTATCAGACCAACGTTATGCCCTCGGTCTGACATTTGACATGGATCCTTGGATAAGCCTCATCGTCTTATTTGCGTTGTGGAGCAGTTTCAAACAACGAAGAATGGCTGTTATTAGCGTATTGCTCTTCACCGGCTACCTGAGTTTCTTATACTACGGGCAACAAACTGCTTTACAGGCGATTGAAACCAGAATCAAACAGGAAAACATCAGCGTCCACAAAGTTCATGCACTACCCCAGCCGCTGGTTCCATGGCATTGGAGGCTGATCATCGACCGTCACGAATATTATGAAATAGCTCATCTGAGCTTGCAGGCGAAAGCCAGTGAATTGCTGCGGCCTTTCACGATCGGAGTGATTAGCAAAAGCCAATCAACACTTGAGGCTCACGCCGAAGGCACCGGCCAAAATAATGTTAAAGCCGCTTTGGGTTATCACCGAAATCAATCCAACCTAGTCTGGCGTAGATTGTATAAATTCGGCGCAAACAAAAAGCAGGCCGAGCAGCTAAAAGAGATTTGGCAACACCCGGATCTGGTTGCACTCCGACAATTTGCCACCCTACCATCGCTCTACCGTGTCGACAAAAGCGCGGAGTCAAGCTGTGTATGGTTTACCGACTTACGCTACATTTTCCCCATCATTAAACCGCTGTTCCGCTACGGTATGTGTCGATATGCAGCGGATAAACAATGGCGTGCATACCGGTTACAGCGCGGCAGCCATAATGATCGAGAACCAATCAAGCCGTCGCAGCCATTACTCAATTATTTGGGGAATTCATACAGCGAATAA
- the ovoA gene encoding 5-histidylcysteine sulfoxide synthase, giving the protein MSSLAQEVSSSPKVTKTILLNSGTVEQKREEIRDYLHKTFQLEEQLYEVLSSEEAFYLRPESLRHPLVFYYGHTSAFFVNKLTLASLVHKRVNPRFESIFAIGVDEMSWDDLNESNYDWPSISEVREYRQAVLNIVDSLISTMPLDLPVTWESPFWPILMGIEHQRIHIETSSAIIRQMPLQHLQQHSTWDVCPHVGDAPSNQLLDVASGQIKLGKDKDHSTYGWDNEYGKKIVDINDFSASKYLVSNGEFLSFIKDNGYQQKKFWTDEGWNWVQYKKPEHPLFWSKKDDRYVLRTLLDEQDMPWNWPAEVNYLEAKAFCNWLSDKKGKTIRLPSEEQWQYLHQLHDIPDQPEWDRAPGNINLEHWASACPVDHFAFGEFHDLIGNAWQWTETPISGFDGFEVHPLYDDFSTPTFDTQHNLIKGGCWISTGNEATKHARYAFRRHFYQHAGFRYVESNQTLEKPTAMYETDTAVSQYCHFHYGPTYFDVEDLSAHCVRLCMEKLQDKATVRALDLGCAVGRASFELAQHFDAVTGIDFSARFIRIAHQMQQKGNIHYELIEEGEIVSFHEQQLASMGLNKNQQNIEFIQGDATNLKPQFTDYDLVLAINLIDRLRTPAVFLDDIRHRINVGGVLAIASPYTWLEEFTPKENWLGGIRKDGEPFSTLDGLKEHLGTHFKLINDPTDVPFVIRDTKRKFQHSFSQLSMWERIS; this is encoded by the coding sequence ATGTCATCTTTAGCACAAGAAGTAAGCAGCAGTCCAAAAGTGACCAAAACGATTTTGCTTAACAGCGGCACTGTGGAGCAAAAAAGGGAAGAAATTCGTGACTATTTACACAAAACCTTTCAACTAGAAGAGCAGCTATACGAAGTACTCAGCAGTGAAGAAGCCTTCTATTTAAGGCCCGAATCACTGCGTCACCCACTGGTTTTTTATTATGGCCACACCTCTGCTTTCTTTGTTAACAAGCTAACACTCGCCTCACTCGTTCATAAACGCGTTAACCCCCGTTTTGAATCTATTTTTGCCATCGGTGTGGATGAAATGTCTTGGGATGACTTGAATGAGTCCAATTACGACTGGCCAAGCATTAGCGAAGTGCGTGAGTACAGACAGGCCGTACTTAACATCGTAGATTCACTTATTAGCACTATGCCACTTGACCTTCCTGTTACTTGGGAAAGCCCGTTTTGGCCTATTTTGATGGGCATTGAGCACCAGCGCATTCATATCGAAACCTCATCAGCGATTATTCGCCAAATGCCATTGCAGCACTTGCAACAGCACAGCACTTGGGACGTTTGCCCTCACGTCGGGGACGCACCCAGCAACCAGCTATTGGACGTTGCCAGCGGACAAATTAAATTAGGCAAAGACAAAGATCACTCAACCTATGGCTGGGATAATGAATACGGCAAAAAAATTGTCGACATCAACGATTTCTCCGCCAGTAAATACCTCGTCTCAAACGGCGAGTTTCTAAGCTTTATTAAAGACAACGGCTATCAGCAAAAGAAATTCTGGACCGACGAAGGTTGGAATTGGGTTCAATATAAAAAACCTGAGCACCCGTTGTTTTGGTCAAAAAAAGACGACCGATACGTTCTGCGCACCTTATTAGACGAACAAGACATGCCTTGGAACTGGCCAGCGGAAGTGAATTACTTGGAAGCCAAAGCGTTTTGTAATTGGCTAAGCGACAAAAAAGGAAAAACCATTCGCCTACCGAGTGAAGAGCAATGGCAATACTTACACCAACTTCACGACATTCCAGATCAACCGGAGTGGGATCGCGCACCCGGCAATATTAATCTTGAACATTGGGCATCCGCCTGCCCTGTTGATCACTTTGCTTTTGGCGAATTTCACGATCTAATCGGCAATGCCTGGCAGTGGACAGAAACACCCATCAGCGGCTTCGATGGTTTTGAAGTTCACCCGCTGTACGACGATTTCTCAACACCCACCTTTGACACGCAACACAACCTAATTAAAGGCGGCTGCTGGATTTCAACCGGCAATGAAGCAACCAAACACGCACGTTACGCCTTTAGACGTCACTTTTATCAACACGCAGGCTTTCGCTATGTTGAATCAAATCAAACCTTGGAAAAACCAACTGCTATGTACGAAACCGATACCGCCGTCTCACAATATTGCCACTTTCACTATGGCCCAACCTACTTCGATGTAGAAGATCTATCGGCGCATTGCGTCAGGCTTTGCATGGAAAAACTACAAGACAAAGCAACCGTACGCGCGCTCGATTTAGGCTGCGCAGTGGGTCGTGCATCGTTTGAACTCGCACAACATTTTGATGCCGTCACCGGTATCGACTTTTCTGCACGCTTTATCCGCATCGCACATCAAATGCAGCAAAAAGGAAACATTCATTACGAACTGATTGAAGAAGGTGAAATTGTTTCATTTCACGAGCAACAGCTCGCCAGCATGGGGCTTAATAAAAACCAACAAAACATCGAATTTATTCAAGGCGATGCAACCAACTTAAAACCCCAATTTACCGATTACGATTTAGTATTAGCAATCAACCTCATTGACCGATTGCGCACACCGGCCGTTTTCCTTGATGATATCCGCCATCGCATTAACGTAGGCGGCGTACTCGCCATCGCATCACCCTACACATGGCTTGAAGAATTCACACCAAAAGAAAACTGGCTTGGCGGTATTCGAAAAGACGGTGAGCCATTTTCAACATTAGATGGGCTAAAAGAGCACTTAGGTACGCACTTCAAACTCATTAATGACCCAACCGACGTACCCTTTGTAATTCGTGATACTAAACGCAAATTCCAACACAGCTTTAGCCAACTCAGTATGTGGGAGCGTATTTCTTAA
- a CDS encoding TetR/AcrR family transcriptional regulator, whose amino-acid sequence MMADSQLAKQILETALGVAESDSWESMHLYSIAQELDVSLEQIRRYYPQKDDIVEAWFDVADNAVLALKPEHDFFEQSAADRLQQMIMTWFDALAAHKRITGEMLLYKLEFGHIHLQVLGIMRISRTVQWFREAARIDTTGLRRILEETATTAIYLATFGHWLRDDSPDVQKTRDFLKQALLKPKNCAAKVGLS is encoded by the coding sequence ATGATGGCCGATAGTCAGCTAGCAAAGCAGATTTTGGAGACCGCGCTGGGGGTGGCGGAATCGGATTCTTGGGAAAGTATGCACTTATATAGCATCGCCCAAGAGCTGGATGTCAGCCTTGAGCAAATACGCCGATATTACCCGCAAAAAGACGACATTGTCGAAGCATGGTTTGATGTTGCCGACAATGCCGTTTTAGCCCTCAAGCCTGAGCACGATTTTTTCGAACAGAGCGCAGCTGATCGTTTGCAGCAAATGATCATGACTTGGTTCGATGCCTTGGCAGCGCACAAGCGAATCACGGGCGAAATGTTGTTATATAAATTGGAATTCGGCCACATCCATTTGCAGGTACTGGGCATTATGCGGATCAGCCGCACCGTACAATGGTTTCGGGAAGCGGCTCGGATCGACACAACTGGGCTAAGGCGCATTTTGGAAGAAACGGCGACGACGGCGATCTATCTGGCAACGTTTGGCCACTGGCTGCGTGATGACTCGCCTGACGTTCAAAAAACCCGCGATTTCTTAAAGCAGGCGTTATTGAAGCCCAAAAACTGCGCCGCTAAGGTTGGCCTTAGCTGA
- a CDS encoding SdiA-regulated domain-containing protein, which produces MLKKKWALAAGFVVVFFVSVSIAAQSRWPSSQGSLELEAYQLQSRIDVAEITDDLSGVTFNALTQSLFAVTNAPEQIVEMSLEGKVKRVIPLLGFDDTEGITHIGGNRFAIVEERKRQVVFIDINKHTNEIKREHCEGYKLPLQGEKNKGLEGIAWSKKAGILIAKEDEPEQLYHFDQQQHDGKYLTPFLNNSIQRKQLGDVAGLHSLANGNTLFLSEESRLLLELSPKGYVLSSKSFEYDPFGIFYSIRQPEGVTMADDGRLYIVSEPNQLFIFEKPKG; this is translated from the coding sequence GTGTTGAAGAAAAAGTGGGCTTTAGCTGCAGGTTTTGTTGTTGTGTTTTTTGTTTCAGTGTCAATTGCGGCTCAAAGTCGTTGGCCAAGTTCGCAGGGGTCGCTTGAGCTAGAGGCTTATCAGTTGCAGTCTCGAATTGATGTGGCAGAAATAACTGATGACCTTTCAGGAGTGACTTTTAATGCATTAACTCAGAGCTTGTTTGCGGTCACTAATGCACCGGAACAAATTGTTGAAATGTCTCTTGAAGGGAAAGTAAAAAGGGTGATCCCCTTATTAGGATTTGACGATACAGAAGGCATTACCCATATAGGTGGTAATCGGTTTGCGATAGTAGAAGAGCGTAAGCGGCAGGTGGTTTTTATTGACATTAATAAACACACCAACGAAATTAAACGTGAGCATTGTGAGGGCTATAAACTGCCTTTGCAGGGTGAGAAGAATAAAGGCTTAGAAGGGATAGCGTGGAGTAAAAAAGCAGGTATTTTGATTGCTAAAGAAGATGAGCCAGAACAGCTTTATCACTTTGATCAGCAACAACACGATGGCAAATATTTAACCCCATTTTTAAACAACTCAATACAGCGCAAGCAATTAGGCGACGTTGCAGGCTTACACAGTTTAGCAAACGGTAATACACTTTTTCTCAGCGAAGAGTCGCGCTTACTGCTTGAGTTATCACCAAAGGGCTACGTGCTTTCAAGCAAGTCTTTTGAATATGACCCGTTTGGTATTTTTTACTCTATCAGGCAGCCCGAAGGTGTAACGATGGCAGATGATGGTCGGCTTTATATTGTGTCAGAACCCAATCAGTTGTTTATTTTTGAAAAGCCCAAAGGGTAG
- a CDS encoding VOC family protein, translated as MNKHEKISYVEFPAKNLQATKEFFTQVFGWSFQDFGAEYTAFSNQGIDGGFFKSELSSSTNNGAALIVFYSNNLELTLEKITRADGHIIKPIFPFPGGRRFHFTEPSGNEFAVWSDKIDLTKTPS; from the coding sequence ATGAATAAACATGAAAAAATAAGTTACGTTGAATTCCCGGCAAAAAACTTACAAGCTACAAAAGAGTTCTTTACCCAAGTCTTTGGATGGTCATTTCAAGATTTTGGAGCAGAATATACAGCCTTTTCAAACCAAGGCATTGATGGTGGCTTCTTTAAGTCTGAGCTATCATCTTCGACAAATAATGGTGCTGCGCTAATTGTGTTTTATAGCAACAACCTTGAACTAACTCTTGAGAAGATAACACGTGCTGATGGTCATATTATAAAACCAATTTTTCCATTTCCAGGCGGCCGTCGATTTCACTTTACAGAGCCAAGTGGTAATGAGTTTGCTGTCTGGTCAGATAAAATTGACCTAACAAAAACTCCCAGTTAG
- a CDS encoding PKD domain-containing protein — translation MAKAGPMLLRAHSEYSAHKKSANVTLFKSNNPFLQIRRGKILIDAVAASDGDLLLRDLNRLGLQKGARYGRIVSGRLPLAVTDKAAALKSLQFISASIPMSNTGDVTSEGDIAQRSDIARSGGIDGTGILVGVLSDSYDQQTSGITATDDIASGDLPTGSIILDDSAECTNGIESQPCTDEGRAMMQIIHDVAPGADLAFHTAFGGIATFASGIEDLADAGADVIVDDVFYLGEPMFQDGAIAKAVDNVAADGVVYFSAAGNMARDSYQHDYDGSGEILYINILGMDFWAGEMHDFDPSPGSTDTQQRIDIPAGQCFILVLQWDSPFGSAALGTGTQNDLDVWLVNAASTEIITYDAHENIPIGEPVEAIQFCNDGLLYPIQPYVQLIIAHWDGPAVGLMKHVVFGNATLEYPTDSGTIYGHANAAGAEAVGAAYYKDTPEFGVTPPLIESFSSAGGVPILLDGNGNFLPTPDIRVKPGIVAPDGVNTTFFYPNSDRDENGQPDFSGTSAAAPHAAGVAALMLDSIPAASPTDIYTALRSTAIDMGSSGFDYESGYGLIQADAAVAVLSASGNAAPTAGFIVLSVTELSVDFSDTSTDSDGSVSEWDWDFGDGASSNAQNPSHSYATSGTYSVTLTVTDNDGDMGAITQDVTVSIAASNADPIASFSYSCDGKECVFSDLSSDPDAGDSIATWGWDFGDTTGTSSGSSPTHTYPSQGNYTVTLEVTDNNSGTGTVSTTFRIKNRGETSGTAGGGSDPSDPGGTVEAEKGKKKCNDGIDNDNDGDTDSADSDCK, via the coding sequence ATGGCAAAAGCGGGCCCGATGCTTTTAAGGGCTCACTCAGAATACAGCGCCCACAAAAAGAGCGCAAACGTAACGTTATTTAAATCCAACAATCCGTTCCTCCAAATTAGACGCGGAAAAATCCTCATCGATGCCGTTGCAGCCAGTGATGGCGACCTCCTCTTAAGGGACCTAAACAGGCTGGGCCTGCAAAAAGGGGCTCGCTATGGGCGTATTGTTTCAGGTCGCCTACCACTAGCAGTTACCGACAAAGCAGCCGCATTGAAGAGCCTGCAATTTATATCTGCTTCCATTCCAATGAGCAATACGGGTGATGTGACCAGCGAAGGAGATATTGCCCAGCGTTCTGATATCGCACGATCCGGCGGTATTGATGGCACCGGCATTCTGGTAGGCGTTCTATCCGATAGCTATGACCAGCAGACATCGGGGATTACGGCCACCGACGATATAGCTAGTGGCGACCTACCTACAGGAAGCATAATCCTTGATGACAGCGCAGAGTGTACTAATGGAATTGAATCGCAGCCGTGCACCGATGAAGGCCGCGCCATGATGCAAATCATCCATGATGTCGCCCCCGGCGCAGATCTCGCCTTCCATACGGCCTTTGGCGGCATTGCGACTTTTGCCAGCGGCATAGAAGATCTTGCGGATGCCGGCGCTGATGTCATCGTCGATGACGTATTTTATCTGGGCGAGCCCATGTTCCAAGACGGTGCTATCGCCAAGGCCGTGGATAACGTTGCTGCTGACGGCGTCGTTTATTTTTCTGCGGCAGGCAATATGGCTCGTGATAGCTATCAGCATGACTATGACGGAAGCGGAGAGATCCTCTACATTAATATTCTCGGCATGGATTTTTGGGCAGGAGAAATGCATGATTTTGACCCATCCCCTGGAAGCACGGATACGCAACAACGCATCGACATCCCAGCGGGACAGTGCTTCATTCTGGTTCTGCAATGGGATTCACCCTTTGGTTCTGCAGCACTGGGTACCGGTACACAGAACGATCTTGATGTCTGGCTGGTTAATGCCGCTAGCACCGAAATTATTACCTACGATGCACACGAAAACATCCCTATAGGTGAACCGGTTGAAGCCATTCAATTTTGTAATGACGGGCTTTTATATCCTATACAACCTTATGTCCAACTCATCATCGCGCATTGGGATGGCCCAGCAGTGGGCCTGATGAAACATGTTGTTTTCGGCAATGCAACGCTCGAGTACCCCACCGATAGTGGAACGATTTATGGCCATGCCAATGCGGCTGGGGCTGAAGCGGTAGGTGCGGCCTATTACAAGGACACGCCAGAGTTTGGCGTCACTCCGCCGCTCATTGAAAGCTTTTCATCGGCTGGCGGCGTGCCAATTCTGCTCGACGGGAATGGCAACTTCTTGCCTACGCCAGACATACGCGTGAAACCAGGGATTGTCGCGCCAGACGGTGTTAATACGACCTTCTTCTATCCGAACAGTGACCGAGATGAAAATGGCCAACCGGACTTTTCAGGCACCTCTGCCGCTGCTCCACATGCTGCGGGGGTTGCTGCTTTGATGCTCGACTCCATACCCGCCGCCTCACCAACTGATATCTACACGGCGTTGCGATCAACGGCGATTGATATGGGCTCCTCTGGATTTGACTATGAATCAGGCTACGGATTAATTCAAGCAGATGCCGCTGTTGCTGTCCTGTCCGCCAGCGGTAACGCTGCACCAACCGCCGGATTTATTGTGCTATCGGTAACAGAGCTGAGTGTCGATTTCTCTGATACCAGCACCGACTCAGATGGTTCTGTTAGCGAATGGGATTGGGATTTTGGTGATGGGGCCTCTTCGAACGCGCAGAATCCATCTCACTCCTATGCCACTTCAGGGACCTATTCGGTCACACTCACAGTGACAGACAATGACGGAGACATGGGAGCCATCACTCAGGATGTAACGGTGAGTATTGCGGCATCCAATGCAGATCCCATCGCCTCATTTAGTTATTCTTGTGACGGAAAGGAGTGCGTCTTTAGCGACCTCAGTTCAGATCCTGACGCTGGAGATAGTATAGCGACATGGGGCTGGGACTTTGGGGATACAACAGGCACCTCATCTGGATCGAGCCCGACGCATACATACCCAAGTCAGGGAAACTATACGGTAACGCTTGAGGTAACCGATAATAACAGCGGTACCGGAACCGTAAGCACAACATTCCGCATTAAGAATCGGGGGGAAACCTCAGGAACCGCCGGCGGGGGAAGTGACCCTAGCGATCCCGGTGGGACCGTAGAGGCAGAAAAAGGCAAGAAGAAGTGCAACGATGGGATAGACAACGATAATGACGGTGATACCGATAGCGCAGATTCAGACTGTAAGTAA